Proteins encoded together in one Ipomoea triloba cultivar NCNSP0323 chromosome 4, ASM357664v1 window:
- the LOC116016672 gene encoding amino-acid permease BAT1 homolog — MAIEVEDSIDSGHARLHELGYKQELKRDLSVLSNFAFSFSVVSVLTGLNSLYGTGLNFGGPISYIYGWLIAGTFTMFVGLSMAEICSSYPTSGGLYYWSAKLAGPRWAPFASWITGWFNVIGQWAVTTSVDFSLAQLIQVMILLGTGGKNGGGYEASKYVVMAMHGGILLSHAILNSLPITLLSFLGQLAAVWNVLGVFLLMILIPTVATERASAKFVFTNFNTDNDDRIHSKVYIFVLGLLMSQYTLTGYDASAHMTEETKNADVNGPKGIISAIGISLLAGWCYLLGISFAITDIPHLVDLNNDAGGYAIGQIFYDAFKSRYGSGTGAIVCLGIIAVAIYFCGMSSLTSNSRMAYAFSRDGAMPFSQFWHKVNRREVPINAVWASSLIAFCMALTSLGSLVAFQAMTSIATIGLYVAYALPSLFRVTLARKSFIPGPFNLGRYGVIVGWISVLWVATISVLFSLPVAYPITDQTLNYTPVAVGGLLILVVSSWIFSARHWFKGPITNIDSSSGEDA, encoded by the exons ATGGCCATCGAAGTCGAAGACTCGATCGATTCAGGCCATGCACGTTTACATGAGCTAGGATACAAACAAGAACTCAAGCGCGACCTCTC GGTTTTGTCGAATTTTGCGTTTTCGTTCAGCGTTGTGTCTGTGCTCACGGGTTTGAACAGCCTTTATGGCACTGGGTTGAATTTTGGAGGTCCGATTTCGTATATCTATGGATGGCTAATTGCGGGTACTTTCACCATGTTTGTTGGGCTGTCTATGGCGGAAATATGCTCTTCTTATCCCACTTCTGGGGGTCTCTATTACTGGAGTGCCAAACTTGCTGGCCCAAGATGGGCACCTTTTGCTTCGTGGATCACCGGCTG GTTTAACGTTATTGGTCAG TGGGCAGTAACAACAAGTGTAGATTTTTCACTTGCACAGTTGATTCAAGTGATGATTCTCCTTGGCACAGGTGGGAAAAATGGTGGTGGTTATGAAGCCtctaaatatgttgttatggctATGCATGGGGGAATTCTTCTCTCACATGCTATCTTAAATAGTCTCCCTATCACGCTATTGTCCTTCCTTGGGCAGCTAGCTGCTGTATGGAATGTATTAG GTGTCTTTCTTCTCATGATTTTAATCCCCACCGTTGCAACTGAAAGAGCCAGTGCCAAGTTTGTTTTTACAAACTTCAACACAGATAATGATGATAGGATTCATAGCAAAGTTTACATATTTGTCCTCGGGCTCCTTATGAGCCAGTATACATTAACAGGTTATGATGCATCTGCTCATATG ACGGAGGAAACCAAAAATGCAGATGTGAATGGGCCAAAGGGAATCATAAGTGCCATTGGCATTTCCCTTCTAGCTGGATGGTGCTATCTACTCGGTATATCCTTTGCAATCACCGACATCCCACATCTTGTGGATTTAAATAATGATGCGGGTGGTTATGCTATTGGTCAAATATTTTATGATGCATTTAAGAGTAGATATGGCAGTGGCACTGGTGCAATTGTGTGCTTAGGCATTATTGCAGTTGCCATATACTTCTGTGGCATGAGCTCACTGACTAGCAACTCAAG GATGGCATATGCATTCTCAAGAGATGGAGCCATGCCGTTTTCTCAATTCTGGCATAAAGTAAACAGGCGTGAGGTTCCAATTAATGCAGTTTGGGCTTCAAGTCTCATAGCGTTTTGCATGGCACTTACG TCTCTTGGAAGCTTGGTGGCATTTCAAGCCATGACGTCAATAGCAACAATCGGGTTGTACGTTGCATATGCCCTGCCATCCTTGTTTCGGGTGACTTTGGCAAGAAAATCATTCATCCCGGGACCTTTTAACTTGGGGCGCTATGGGGTTATCGTAGGTTGGATCTCTGTACTATGGGTGGCAACAATTTCTGTGCTCTTCTCATTGCCTGTAGCTTATCCTATTACAGATCAAACTCTGAATTACACTCCTGTAGCAGTTGGAGGCCTTCTTATTCTTGTTGTTTCTTCATGGATATTTAGTGCTAGGCATTGGTTTAAAGGCCCTATCACAAACATAGATAGCTCTTCTGGTGAAGATGCATAG
- the LOC116016670 gene encoding amino-acid permease BAT1 homolog isoform X1 has product MTIQVGDSIDSGHARLHELGYKQELKRDLSVLSNFAFSFCVVSVITGLNTLYGTGLSFGGPISFIYGWLIAGTFTMFVGLSMAEICSSYPTSGGLYYWSAKLAGPSWAPFASWITGWFNVIGQWAVTTSVDFSLAQLIQVMILLGSGGKNGGGYEASKYVVMAMHGGILFSHAILNSLPISLLSFLGQFAAAWNVLGVFLLMILIPTVATERASAKFVFTNFNTDNGDGIHNKVYIFVLGLLMSQYTLTGYDASALMTEETKNADVNGPKGIISAIGISLLAGWCYLLGITFAVTDIPHLLDSDNDAGGYAIAQIFYDAFKSRYGSGTGAIVCLGIIAVAVYFCGMSSLTSNSRMAYAFSRDGAMPFSQFWHKVNRHEVPINAVWASSLIAFCMALTSLGSLVAFQAMTSIATIGLYIAYALPSLFRVTLARNSFVPGPFNLGRYGVIVGWIAVLWVATISVLFSLPVAYPITDQTLNYTPVAVGGLLILVVSSWIFSARHWFKGPITNIDSSSNEDVYHYVILDS; this is encoded by the exons ATGACAATCCAAGTCGGAGACTCGATTGATTCAGGCCATGCACGTTTACATGAGCTAGGATACAAGCAAGAGCTCAAGCGCGACCTATC GGTTTTGTCGAATTTTGCGTTTTCGTTCTGCGTTGTGTCTGTGATCACGGGCTTGAACACCCTTTACGGCACTGGGTTGAGTTTCGGAGGCCCCATTTCATTTATCTATGGATGGTTAATCGCGGGTACTTTCACTATGTTCGTTGGGCTATCTATGGCTGAGATATGCTCTTCTTATCCCACTTCTGGGGGTCTCTATTACTGGAGTGCCAAACTAGCAGGCCCTAGCTGGGCACCATTTGCTTCTTGGATCACCGGCTG GTTTAACGTTATTGGTCAG TGGGCGGTAACAACAAGTGTAGATTTTTCACTTGCACAGTTGATTCAGGTAATGATTCTCCTTGGCTCAGGTGGGAAAAATGGCGGTGGTTATGAAGCCTCTAAATATGTAGTTATGGCTATGCACGGTGGAATTCTTTTCTCTCACGCCATATTAAATAGTCTTCCTATCTCATTACTGTCCTTCCTTGGGCAGTTTGCTGCTGCATGGAATGTATTAG GTGTCTTTCTTCTCATGATTTTGATCCCCACAGTTGCAACTGAAAGAGCCAGTGCCAAGTTTGTTTTTACGAACTTCAACACTGATAATGGTGATGGGATTCATAACAAAGTATACATATTTGTCCTAGGGCTCCTTATGAGCCAGTATACATTAACAGGTTATGATGCATCTGCCCTTATG ACAGAGGAAACCAAAAATGCAGATGTGAATGGGCCAAAGGGAATCATAAGTGCCATTGGCATATCCCTTCTAGCTGGATGGTGTTATCTACTCGGTATAACCTTTGCTGTCACTGATATCCCGCATCTTTTGGATTCAGATAATGATGCGGGGGGTTATGCTATTGCTCAAATATTTTATGACGCGTTTAAGAGTAGATATGGCAGTGGCACTGGTGCAATTGTTTGCTTAGGCATTATTGCAGTTGCGGTATACTTCTGTGGCATGAGCTCACTGACTAGCAACTCAAG GATGGCATATGCATTCTCAAGAGATGGAGCCATGCCATTTTCTCAATTCTGGCATAAAGTAAACAGGCACGAGGTTCCAATTAACGCAGTTTGGGCTTCAAGTCTCATAGCATTTTGCATGGCACTTACG TCTCTCGGAAGCTTGGTGGCATTTCAAGCCATGACGTCAATAGCAACAATTGGGCTGTACATTGCTTATGCCCTGCCATCTTTGTTTCGGGTGACTTTGGCAAGAAATTCGTTCGTCCCGGGACCTTTTAACTTGGGGCGCTATGGGGTTATTGTAGGTTGGATTGCTGTACTATGGGTGGCAACAATTTCTGTGCTCTTCTCATTGCCTGTAGCCTATCCTATTACAGATCAAACTCTGAATTACACTCCTGTAGCAGTTGGTGGCCTTCTTATTCTTGTTGTTTCTTCATGGATATTTAGTGCTAGGCATTGGTTTAAAGGCCCTATCACAAATATAGATAGCTCTTCCAATGAAGATGTATATCATTATGTCATTCTCGATAGTTAG
- the LOC116016670 gene encoding amino-acid permease BAT1 homolog isoform X2 — protein sequence MFVGLSMAEICSSYPTSGGLYYWSAKLAGPSWAPFASWITGWFNVIGQWAVTTSVDFSLAQLIQVMILLGSGGKNGGGYEASKYVVMAMHGGILFSHAILNSLPISLLSFLGQFAAAWNVLGVFLLMILIPTVATERASAKFVFTNFNTDNGDGIHNKVYIFVLGLLMSQYTLTGYDASALMTEETKNADVNGPKGIISAIGISLLAGWCYLLGITFAVTDIPHLLDSDNDAGGYAIAQIFYDAFKSRYGSGTGAIVCLGIIAVAVYFCGMSSLTSNSRMAYAFSRDGAMPFSQFWHKVNRHEVPINAVWASSLIAFCMALTSLGSLVAFQAMTSIATIGLYIAYALPSLFRVTLARNSFVPGPFNLGRYGVIVGWIAVLWVATISVLFSLPVAYPITDQTLNYTPVAVGGLLILVVSSWIFSARHWFKGPITNIDSSSNEDVYHYVILDS from the exons ATGTTCGTTGGGCTATCTATGGCTGAGATATGCTCTTCTTATCCCACTTCTGGGGGTCTCTATTACTGGAGTGCCAAACTAGCAGGCCCTAGCTGGGCACCATTTGCTTCTTGGATCACCGGCTG GTTTAACGTTATTGGTCAG TGGGCGGTAACAACAAGTGTAGATTTTTCACTTGCACAGTTGATTCAGGTAATGATTCTCCTTGGCTCAGGTGGGAAAAATGGCGGTGGTTATGAAGCCTCTAAATATGTAGTTATGGCTATGCACGGTGGAATTCTTTTCTCTCACGCCATATTAAATAGTCTTCCTATCTCATTACTGTCCTTCCTTGGGCAGTTTGCTGCTGCATGGAATGTATTAG GTGTCTTTCTTCTCATGATTTTGATCCCCACAGTTGCAACTGAAAGAGCCAGTGCCAAGTTTGTTTTTACGAACTTCAACACTGATAATGGTGATGGGATTCATAACAAAGTATACATATTTGTCCTAGGGCTCCTTATGAGCCAGTATACATTAACAGGTTATGATGCATCTGCCCTTATG ACAGAGGAAACCAAAAATGCAGATGTGAATGGGCCAAAGGGAATCATAAGTGCCATTGGCATATCCCTTCTAGCTGGATGGTGTTATCTACTCGGTATAACCTTTGCTGTCACTGATATCCCGCATCTTTTGGATTCAGATAATGATGCGGGGGGTTATGCTATTGCTCAAATATTTTATGACGCGTTTAAGAGTAGATATGGCAGTGGCACTGGTGCAATTGTTTGCTTAGGCATTATTGCAGTTGCGGTATACTTCTGTGGCATGAGCTCACTGACTAGCAACTCAAG GATGGCATATGCATTCTCAAGAGATGGAGCCATGCCATTTTCTCAATTCTGGCATAAAGTAAACAGGCACGAGGTTCCAATTAACGCAGTTTGGGCTTCAAGTCTCATAGCATTTTGCATGGCACTTACG TCTCTCGGAAGCTTGGTGGCATTTCAAGCCATGACGTCAATAGCAACAATTGGGCTGTACATTGCTTATGCCCTGCCATCTTTGTTTCGGGTGACTTTGGCAAGAAATTCGTTCGTCCCGGGACCTTTTAACTTGGGGCGCTATGGGGTTATTGTAGGTTGGATTGCTGTACTATGGGTGGCAACAATTTCTGTGCTCTTCTCATTGCCTGTAGCCTATCCTATTACAGATCAAACTCTGAATTACACTCCTGTAGCAGTTGGTGGCCTTCTTATTCTTGTTGTTTCTTCATGGATATTTAGTGCTAGGCATTGGTTTAAAGGCCCTATCACAAATATAGATAGCTCTTCCAATGAAGATGTATATCATTATGTCATTCTCGATAGTTAG